One Vigna unguiculata cultivar IT97K-499-35 chromosome 11, ASM411807v1, whole genome shotgun sequence DNA window includes the following coding sequences:
- the LOC114168678 gene encoding uncharacterized protein LOC114168678 isoform X1 codes for MAAPIFNTPFFTLFVFFSLQLYLSFSSSPSIHDLLRSKGLPPGLLPEEVKSYTFSQNGHLEVFLDAPCLTKYENRVLFEQVVTANLTYGSLIGVEGLQQEELFVWLPVKDIIVNDPSSGLILFDIGLAHKQLSLSLFEDPPHCKPEAVLTDTLTVSQTEYFPRYNSI; via the exons atggcagcaccAATCTTTAACACTCCCTTCTTCACactctttgtttttttctctctccaaCTTTATCTCTCTTTCTCGTCCTCTCCCTCCATCCATGACCTTCTCCGTTCCAAAGGACTACCCCCTGGTCTCTTGCCAGAAGAGGTAAAGTCCTACACTTTCTCCCAAAATGGGCACTTGGAAGTGTTCCTAGACGCACCTTGCCTGACCAAGTACGAGAACAGAGTCCTCTTTGAGCAAGTTGTCACTGCCAACCTTACCTACGGTAGCCTCATAGGAGTTGAAGGTCTCCAACAAGAAGAACTCTTTGTCTGGCTCCCTGTCAAGGACATAATCGTAAATGACCCTTCTTCAGGGTTGATACTCTTTGACATTGGCCTTGCCCACAAACaactctctctctccctctttGAAGATCCACCTCACTGCAAGCCCGAAG CTGTTCTCACAGATACACTCACAGTTTCACAAACTGAATACTTTCCGAGGTACAAtagtatttag
- the LOC114168678 gene encoding uncharacterized protein LOC114168678 isoform X2 gives MAAPIFNTPFFTLFVFFSLQLYLSFSSSPSIHDLLRSKGLPPGLLPEEVKSYTFSQNGHLEVFLDAPCLTKYENRVLFEQVVTANLTYGSLIGVEGLQQEELFVWLPVKDIIVNDPSSGLILFDIGLAHKQLSLSLFEDPPHCKPEGGLRNHVRKEKGLEVLR, from the exons atggcagcaccAATCTTTAACACTCCCTTCTTCACactctttgtttttttctctctccaaCTTTATCTCTCTTTCTCGTCCTCTCCCTCCATCCATGACCTTCTCCGTTCCAAAGGACTACCCCCTGGTCTCTTGCCAGAAGAGGTAAAGTCCTACACTTTCTCCCAAAATGGGCACTTGGAAGTGTTCCTAGACGCACCTTGCCTGACCAAGTACGAGAACAGAGTCCTCTTTGAGCAAGTTGTCACTGCCAACCTTACCTACGGTAGCCTCATAGGAGTTGAAGGTCTCCAACAAGAAGAACTCTTTGTCTGGCTCCCTGTCAAGGACATAATCGTAAATGACCCTTCTTCAGGGTTGATACTCTTTGACATTGGCCTTGCCCACAAACaactctctctctccctctttGAAGATCCACCTCACTGCAAGCCCGAAG GTGGGTTGAGGAATCATGTGAGGAAGGAAAAAGGTTTGGAGGTCCTGAGGTAG